In Candidatus Omnitrophota bacterium, a single window of DNA contains:
- a CDS encoding prepilin-type N-terminal cleavage/methylation domain-containing protein has translation MRTRMLLKNKGFTLIELIIVIAILAILAAAIVPNFMGFDKDARISTTKSNLETIRSRVNMYRHKNGVYPNTLTRLTDDTYDDAGAKVPYLRNIPPEMVHNLKEKEGNNKVFSAAGDSNKGGWFYDTAAGYQVSVNHTAPLGPDWGEYSAINPENW, from the coding sequence ATGAGGACCAGGATGTTGTTAAAGAATAAGGGTTTTACCCTTATAGAGTTGATCATAGTCATAGCCATACTAGCCATTCTAGCGGCGGCTATAGTGCCTAACTTTATGGGTTTTGATAAGGACGCGAGGATATCTACCACAAAATCCAACCTTGAGACCATACGTTCAAGGGTGAATATGTACAGGCACAAGAACGGGGTATACCCCAACACTCTGACAAGGTTGACAGATGATACCTATGACGATGCGGGAGCGAAAGTGCCATATTTGAGGAATATCCCGCCGGAAATGGTACACAACCTTAAAGAAAAAGAGGGGAATAACAAAGTGTTCTCTGCCGCTGGAGATTCGAATAAGGGTGGATGGTTCTATGATACGGCCGCGGGCTACCAGGTATCCGTTAATCATACCGCTCCATTGGGACCGGATTGGGGAGAATATTCCGCAATAAACCCGGAAAACTGGTAA
- a CDS encoding ATPase, T2SS/T4P/T4SS family, translated as MQKRALLGDLLVSKGLVKAEDIQAALEEQKRSHRPLGHILVERNLITESDLLLVLAQQLEYPYVNIAEEEIEPDAMNAVTFEMCESLNIIPLGLDGKNIKVAMADPMDLNVIDMLQEATGMTVLPHFAASKDIRQKLEKIRSGASVEQAAGDEMNELALGGSTIKIVDDIIEKAIELRASDIHLDAEEEQMKCRMRIDGVLIVTGTFPKEMKAPLVSRIKIMSGVNIAERRLPQDGRINVKVRDKDIDLRVSTFPTVFGECIVMRVLDKSKGIYKLDEIGMDKQDIVVFRRIINRPYGMFFVCGPTGSGKSTTLYAALNEMDKIENNVITMEDPVEYQMPQVKQAQVNVKAGFTFATGLRAILRQDPDIIMIGEVRDVETAEIAIQSALTGHLVFSTIHTNDAVSSVARLLDMGVEPFLIASSLIGVLAQRLVRRLCPECKKPVKNIPEEVAKKFGITPEEEKNVFQPTGCPKCNMTGYYGRCGVFELLEINDNIREKIVKNASQQEIKETALASGMRALMDCAKTKVIAGITSIEEALLLETK; from the coding sequence ATGCAGAAAAGGGCATTACTTGGGGACTTGCTTGTCAGCAAAGGCTTGGTTAAGGCCGAGGATATACAAGCGGCGCTTGAGGAGCAGAAAAGATCACATCGCCCTCTGGGGCATATTCTTGTCGAAAGGAACCTCATAACGGAATCCGACCTCCTTCTGGTGCTCGCCCAGCAGCTGGAATATCCATATGTCAACATAGCCGAAGAGGAAATAGAGCCGGACGCGATGAATGCCGTAACGTTCGAGATGTGCGAAAGCCTCAACATCATACCTCTAGGACTTGATGGGAAGAACATCAAGGTGGCCATGGCCGACCCCATGGATCTCAATGTCATAGATATGTTACAGGAAGCTACCGGCATGACGGTCCTTCCCCATTTCGCGGCATCCAAGGATATACGCCAGAAACTGGAGAAGATCAGGTCCGGGGCAAGCGTAGAACAGGCCGCCGGGGACGAGATGAACGAACTTGCCCTTGGAGGGTCCACCATAAAAATAGTGGACGATATCATCGAAAAAGCCATTGAGTTAAGGGCCAGCGACATACATCTTGACGCGGAAGAAGAACAGATGAAATGCCGCATGAGGATAGACGGGGTGCTTATCGTTACGGGTACCTTTCCCAAGGAGATGAAGGCGCCGCTTGTCTCCAGGATAAAGATCATGTCAGGTGTTAATATCGCCGAAAGACGTCTGCCGCAGGATGGCAGGATAAACGTGAAGGTCCGGGATAAGGACATAGACCTACGAGTTTCCACTTTCCCGACCGTGTTCGGGGAATGTATAGTAATGAGGGTACTCGACAAATCAAAAGGGATATATAAGCTTGATGAGATAGGCATGGATAAACAGGATATCGTTGTGTTTCGCCGTATCATCAACAGGCCCTACGGCATGTTCTTTGTGTGCGGGCCTACCGGATCGGGAAAGAGCACTACCTTATACGCGGCTCTTAACGAAATGGACAAAATAGAGAACAATGTCATTACCATGGAAGACCCGGTGGAATACCAGATGCCGCAGGTAAAACAGGCTCAGGTAAACGTGAAAGCCGGATTCACGTTCGCTACGGGGCTCAGGGCAATACTCAGGCAGGACCCGGATATAATAATGATAGGAGAGGTCAGGGACGTGGAGACCGCCGAGATCGCGATACAATCCGCTCTTACCGGCCATCTCGTGTTCTCCACCATACATACGAATGACGCGGTAAGCTCGGTCGCGCGACTTCTGGATATGGGGGTGGAGCCATTCCTTATCGCGTCTTCACTCATAGGAGTTCTGGCGCAAAGGCTTGTAAGGCGTCTTTGTCCGGAATGCAAGAAACCCGTGAAGAACATCCCGGAAGAAGTGGCAAAAAAATTCGGCATAACGCCGGAAGAAGAGAAGAACGTCTTCCAGCCCACAGGGTGCCCAAAATGCAATATGACCGGATACTACGGACGATGCGGAGTGTTCGAGCTTTTAGAGATCAACGACAATATCAGGGAAAAGATCGTAAAGAACGCTTCGCAGCAGGAAATAAAAGAAACAGCCCTGGCTAGCGGCATGAGAGCTCTTATGGATTGCGCCAAGACCAAGGTTATCGCGGGGATAACCAGTATAGAAGAGGCCCTTCTTTTAGAGACCAAATAA